The Burkholderia ambifaria AMMD genome has a segment encoding these proteins:
- the sctC gene encoding type III secretion system outer membrane ring subunit SctC translates to MRQRVAQIRFQPRRLQRVALAMCATALLTASLCVTIAQPARAADLRWRNKPFTIVANGKKIGDFIRELASSQGVTAVVDPKVDGVISGRFSGTPQQTLDTICSTYGLTWYYDGSFLYVDPADQSQTQMIPIPPNAAGEIGRSLQAMQIPDKRYTLVINDRANSVYVAGPRRYVELVRQAVGSVGDPSANGAHADIRAFRLRYGWASDFTINRSGKEVTVPGVATILRRLFGKGGGTNEPPSSTPLGQAARQVKLGSGLTIAVPRLDFPDISGGSRQGSYGGADSAAGGFSPFSNAGGGDTLPQIVADPAINAVIVRDLPENMYRYQSLINQLDERPRIVEINVTIIDINEDSLDSLGIDWRLHTTHGDVQIGNGQNPLNGNTQYNGAGNPPLTFGIGTSETGQTGAFLPTGIALTASIGGSLRNYLLTRVNALAQKGQAQLRSKPKVLALDNTEAILENLTQFYVQVQGYQDSSLYSVTTGTSIKVTPMIVDEAIRNAAAVSGNPQSVMMSIDIQDGNIVPGQAVSNVPVIQQRNIVTKTMIDEGKSLLIAGFNDDEVRLNKSGVPWLSDIPLIGNLFKYTDKSGNHMERFYLLTPRVVTTAAMYAPDGSPVNPGAGAPADPNGASMYRPPDNDIAVPLTPAPLPGTKFGPPALPPPPSSDSASQPVATTAGASTHVDDHH, encoded by the coding sequence ATGCGTCAACGCGTCGCCCAGATCCGGTTTCAACCGCGCCGCCTGCAACGGGTTGCGCTCGCCATGTGCGCGACCGCGCTGCTCACGGCGTCGCTGTGCGTGACGATCGCGCAGCCGGCGCGCGCGGCCGACCTGCGCTGGCGCAACAAGCCGTTCACGATCGTCGCGAACGGCAAGAAGATCGGCGACTTCATTCGCGAGCTCGCGTCGTCGCAGGGCGTGACGGCCGTGGTCGATCCGAAGGTGGACGGTGTGATCAGCGGCCGCTTCTCGGGCACGCCGCAGCAGACGCTCGATACGATCTGCTCGACCTACGGGCTCACGTGGTACTACGACGGCTCGTTCCTGTATGTCGATCCGGCCGACCAGTCGCAGACGCAGATGATTCCGATCCCGCCGAACGCGGCCGGCGAGATCGGCCGCTCGCTGCAGGCGATGCAGATTCCCGACAAGCGCTACACGCTCGTGATCAACGACCGCGCGAACAGCGTGTATGTGGCCGGCCCGCGCCGCTATGTCGAACTCGTGCGCCAGGCGGTCGGCTCGGTCGGCGATCCGTCGGCGAACGGCGCGCATGCGGACATCCGTGCGTTCCGGCTCAGGTACGGCTGGGCGTCCGATTTCACGATCAACCGCTCGGGCAAGGAAGTGACGGTGCCCGGCGTCGCGACGATCCTGCGCCGGCTGTTCGGCAAGGGCGGCGGCACGAACGAGCCGCCGTCGAGCACGCCGCTCGGGCAGGCCGCGCGCCAGGTGAAGCTCGGCTCGGGGCTGACGATCGCGGTGCCGCGGCTCGACTTCCCGGACATTTCCGGCGGCTCGCGGCAGGGCAGCTATGGCGGCGCCGACAGCGCGGCCGGCGGCTTCTCGCCGTTCTCGAACGCCGGCGGCGGCGACACGCTGCCGCAGATCGTCGCCGATCCGGCGATCAACGCGGTGATCGTGCGCGACCTGCCAGAGAACATGTATCGCTACCAGTCGCTGATCAACCAGCTCGACGAGCGGCCGCGCATCGTCGAGATCAACGTGACGATCATCGACATCAACGAGGATTCGCTCGACAGCCTCGGGATCGACTGGCGCCTGCACACGACGCATGGCGACGTGCAGATCGGCAATGGCCAGAACCCGCTGAACGGCAACACGCAGTACAACGGCGCCGGCAACCCGCCGCTGACGTTCGGCATCGGCACCTCCGAAACCGGGCAGACCGGCGCCTTTCTGCCGACCGGTATCGCGCTCACCGCTTCGATCGGCGGCTCGCTGCGCAACTACCTGCTCACGCGCGTGAACGCGCTCGCGCAGAAAGGGCAGGCACAGCTGCGCTCGAAGCCGAAGGTGCTCGCGCTCGACAATACCGAGGCGATTCTCGAGAACCTCACGCAGTTCTACGTGCAGGTGCAGGGCTACCAGGATTCGTCGCTGTACAGCGTGACGACCGGCACCAGCATCAAGGTGACGCCGATGATCGTCGACGAGGCGATCCGCAATGCGGCGGCCGTGTCGGGCAATCCGCAGAGCGTGATGATGTCGATCGACATCCAGGACGGCAACATCGTGCCGGGGCAGGCAGTGTCGAACGTGCCGGTGATCCAGCAGCGCAACATCGTCACCAAGACGATGATCGACGAAGGCAAGAGCCTGCTGATCGCGGGCTTCAACGACGACGAGGTGCGGCTGAACAAGAGCGGTGTGCCGTGGCTGTCGGACATTCCGCTGATCGGCAACCTGTTCAAGTACACCGACAAGTCGGGCAATCACATGGAGCGGTTCTATCTGCTGACGCCGCGCGTGGTGACGACCGCGGCGATGTACGCGCCGGATGGCTCGCCCGTGAACCCGGGCGCGGGCGCGCCGGCCGATCCGAACGGCGCGTCGATGTATCGCCCGCCGGACAACGACATCGCGGTGCCGCTGACGCCCGCGCCGCTGCCCGGCACGAAGTTCGGCCCGCCCGCCTTGCCGCCGCCGCCGTCGTCGGATTCGGCGTCGCAGCCCGTGGCGACGACCGCAGGAGCGTCCACCCATGTCGACGACCATCATTGA
- the sctS gene encoding type III secretion system export apparatus subunit SctS, whose translation MTSSTILDLTRQALMLVLLLSLPIVLIATVTGLVVAILQAVTQVQDANIGIAVRLIAVMVALVLLSGWLGSEVLRFAQQALERMFVSSSGVL comes from the coding sequence ATGACGAGCTCGACGATCCTCGACCTGACGCGGCAGGCGCTGATGCTGGTGCTGCTGCTGTCGTTGCCGATCGTGCTGATCGCGACCGTGACCGGCCTCGTCGTCGCGATCCTGCAGGCGGTCACGCAGGTGCAGGACGCCAACATCGGCATCGCGGTGCGGCTGATCGCCGTGATGGTCGCGCTCGTGCTGCTGTCGGGCTGGCTCGGCAGCGAGGTGTTGCGCTTCGCGCAGCAGGCGCTTGAACGCATGTTCGTTTCTTCCTCAGGAGTGCTTTGA